Proteins co-encoded in one Dasypus novemcinctus isolate mDasNov1 chromosome 18, mDasNov1.1.hap2, whole genome shotgun sequence genomic window:
- the GSE1 gene encoding genetic suppressor element 1 isoform X3, which yields MNGMSHEPKSPSLGMLSAATRTTATVSPLTPSPLNGALVPSGSPASGSALSAQAAPSSSFAAALRKLAKQAEEPRGSSLSSESSPVSSPATNHSSPASTPKRVPMGPIIVPPGGHSVPSTPPVVTIAPTKTVNGVWRSESRQQDASSRGGGSGRERLIVEPPLPQEKAGGPAIPSHLLGTPYPFGIAPSSVVQDSRFPALNLQRPVHHVVPPSAVTEDYLRSFRPYHTAEDLRVASLPPLGLDPATAAAYYHPSYLAPHPFPHPAFRMEDSYCLSALRSPFYPIPTPGSLPPLHPSAMHLHLSGVRYPPELSHSSLAALHSDRMSSLSAERLQMDEELRREREREADREREKEREREREKEREREKELEREREKERELERQREQRAREKELLAAKALEPPFLPVAELHGLRGHAPEERAKPPEQLTPTRAEKLKDSGLQAPPPVPLPLHPAPAPHHAVPSLISNHGLFPLPGSSAATALLIQRTNEEEKWLARQRRLRQEKEDRQSQVSEFRQQVLEQHLDMGRPPVPAEVEHRPESARPGPTRHEPGSREPAQHFGGPPPLISPKPQHPAVPAALWNPVSLMDSALETRRAPESHALHSHPAPFEPSRPAAIPLVKVERVYCPEKAEEGPRKREAASLDKYQAPLREAGHLEHQAFPRGPGPFLAELEKSTQAALGPPPAALTQAAPFGELGGPLKPGSPYRHVAPRGPDPAYVYDEFLQQRRRLVSKLDLEERRRREAQEKGYYYDLDDSYDESDEEEVRAHLRCVAEQPPLKLDTSSEKLEFLQLFGLTTQQQKEELLTQKRRKRRRMLRERSPSPPALQSKRQTPSPRLALSTRYSPDDMNSSPNFEEKKKFLSTFSLTHVSAERRRDKEKLVEMLRAMKQKTLPAAKADPQTNPPRDSPAVPLSEPATQQASLETVKPVGIAASLSDVPKAMEAGRLEQLRPQEPPGAQEPGPAGGERARLGEAPAGKKVLSMLQCIRGPAPKDVPVPLSHSLNGKSQPWEPSLAEEFAQQFHESVLQSTQKALQRHKGNTAVLSAEQNHKVDTSVHYNIPELQASSRAPPPQQNGQQEAPSARKGPARREVDRDSEEDEEEEEEEEEEEAPRRKWHGIEAVFEAYQEHLEEQNLERQVLQTQCRWLEAQHYSLSLTAEQLSHSMAELRSQKQKIVSERERLQAELDHLRKCLALPAMHWPRGYFKGYPR from the exons GGTCGTCACTGAGCAGCGAGTCGTCCCCCGTGTCCTCTCCGGCCACCAACCACAGCTCCCCCGCCAGCACGCCCAAGCGCGTGCCCATGGGCCCCATCATCGTGCCCCCCGGGGGCCACAGCGTCCCCAGCACGCCCCCCGTGGTGACCATCGCCCCCACCAAGACGGTCAACGGCGTCTGGAGAAGTGAGAGCCGGCAG CAGGACGCCAGCTCCCGGGGGGGCGGCAGTGGTCGGGAGCGCCTCATCGTGGAGCCCCCGCTGCCCCAGGAGAAGGCGGGGGGCCCAGCCATCCCCTCTCACCTGCTCGGCACCCCCTACCCCTTCGGGATCGCCCCCAGCTCTGTCGTGCAGGACTCCCGCTTCCCCGCTCTGAA CCTGCAGCGGCCCGTGCACCACGTAGTGCCCCCCAGCGCCGTGACCGAGGACTACCTGAGGAGCTTCCGGCCCTACCACACGGCCGAGGACCTCCGCGTGGCCTCCCTCCCGCCCCTCGGCCTGGACCCGGCCACTGCCGCCGCCTACTACCACCCCAGCTACCTGGCCCCCCACCCCTTCCCGCACCCGGCCTTCAG GATGGAGGACTCCTACTGCCTGTCGGCGCTGCGGTCCCCCTtctaccccatccccacccccggCTCCCTGCCCCCGCTGCACCCGTCGGCCATGCACCTGCACCTCTCCGGGGTCCGCTACCCCCCGGAGCTCTCCCACTCGTCCCTGGCGGCCCTGCACTCAGACCGGATGTCCAGCCTCAGCGCCGAGAG GCTGCAGATGGACGAGGAACTGAGGCGCGAGCGGGAGCGGGAGGCTGACCGCGAGCGCGAGAAGGAGCGGGAGCGCGAGCGCGAGAAGGAGCGGGAGCGCGAGAAGGAGCTGGAGCGCGAGCGCGAGAAGGAGCGCGAGCTCGAGCGCCAGCGGGAGCAGCGGGCCCGCGAGAAGGAGCTGCTGGCCGCCAAGGCGCTGGAGCCCCCGTTCCTGCCGGTGGCCGAGCTGCACGGGCTGCGGGGCCACGCCCCGGAGGAGCGGGCGAAGCCCCCGGAGCAGCTGACCCCCACCCGAGCAG AGAAGCTGAAGGACTCGGGGCTGCAGGCACCTCCGCCTGTGCCGCTCCCCCTGcacccggcgcccgccccccaccACGCCGTGCCCAGCCTCATCTCCAACCACGGCCTCTTCCCGCTGCCGGGCAGCAGTGCCGCCACGGCCCTGCTCATCCAGCGCACCAACGAGGAGGAGAAGTGGCTGGCGCGGCAGCGGCGGCTGCGGCAGGAGAAGGAGGACCGGCAGTCGCAGGTGTCCGAGTTCCGGCAGCAGGTGCTGGAGCAGCACCTGGACATGGGCCGGCCCCCGGTGCCCGCGGAGGTGGAGCACCGGCCCGAGAGCGCCAG GCCAGGACCAACCCGGCACGAGCCAGGCAGCCGAGAGCCCGCGCAGCACTTCGGCGGGCCCCCGCCCCTCATCTCGCCCAAGCCCCAGCACCCCGCCGTGCCCGCGGCCCTCTGGAACCCGGTGTCCCTGATGGACAGTGCGCTGGAGACCCGGCGGGCTCCCGAGAGCCACGCCCTGCACAGCCACCCGGCCCCGTTCGAGCCGAGCCGCCCAGCTGCCATCCCACTGGTGAAGGTGGAGCGGGTCTACTGCCCGGAGAAGGCGGAGGAGGGACCCCGGAAGCGGGAGGCCGCCTCCCTGGACAAGTACCAGGCGCCACTGCGCGAGGCGGGACACCTGGAGCACCAGGCCTTCCCCCGCGGGCCTGGCCCCTTCCTCGCCGAGCTCGAGAAGTCCACCCAGGCTGCCCTGGGCCCACCGCCTGCCGCCCTCACGCAGGCGGCCCCCTTTGGGGAGCTTGGCGGGCCCCTGAAGCCTGGCTCGCCCTACCGGCACGTGGCCCCGCGGGGACCCGACCCCGCCTACGTCTACGACGAGTTCCTGCAGCAGCGCCGGCGGCTGGTCAGCAAGCTGGACCTGGAGGAGCGCCGGCGGCGAGAGGCCCAGGAGAAAG GCTACTACTACGACCTGGACGACTCCTACGACGAGAGCGACGAGGAGGAGGTCAGGGCCCATCTCCGCTGCGTGGCTGAGCAGCCACCCCTCAAGCTGGACACGTCCTCTGAG AAGCTAGAGTTTTTGCAACTTTTTGGCTTGACCACCCAACAGCAGAAGGAGGAGTTGTTGACCCAGAAGCGGAGGAAGAGGCGGCGGATGCTGAGGGAGAGAAGCCCGTCACCCCCCGCGCTGCAGAGCAAGCGGCAGACGCCCTCGCCCAGGCTGGCGCTCTCCACCCGCTACAGCCCCGACGACATGAACAGCAGCCCCAACTTCGAGGAGAAGAAGAAGTTCCTGAGCACCTTCAGCCTGACCCATGTCAGCGCCGAGAGGAGGAGAG ACAAAGAGAAACTTGTTGAAATGCTCCGAGCCATGAAGCAGAAGACACTGCCAGCAGCAAAGGCAGACCCACAGACAAACCCTCCGAGGGACAGTCCTGCCGTCCCCCTGAGCG AGCCAGCCACGCAGCAAGCCTCTCTGGAGACGGTTAAGCCTGTCGGTATCGCTGCCTCTTTGTCTGATGTCCCAAAGGCCATGGAAGCTGGGAGGCTGGAGCAGCTCCGGCCCCAGGAGCCCCCCGGCGCCCAGGAGCCAGGCCCCGCCGGTGGCGAGAGGGCCAGGCTGGGCGAGGCCCCCGCGGGCAAGAAGGTCCTGAGCATGCTCCAGTGCATCCGGGGCCCCGCGCCCAAGGACGTGCCCGTGCCGCTGTCACACAGCCTCAACGGGAAGAGCCAGCCCTGGGAGCCCTCCCTGGCGGAGGAGTTCGCGCAGCAGTTCCACGAGTCGGTGCTGCAGTCCACCCAGAAGGCCCTGCAGAGGCACAAGG GGAACACGGCGGTGCTGTCTGCAGAGCAGAACCACAAAGTCGACACGTCCGTCCACTACAACATTCCGGAGCTGCAGGCCTCCAGCCGGGCCCCTCCGCCCCAGCAGAACGGGCAGCAGGAGGCCCCGTCGGCGAGGAAGGGCCCTGCCCGCCGTGAGGTGGATCGAGACTCAgaggaggacgaggaggaggaagaggaggaggaggaggaggaggccccCAGGCGGAAGTGGCACGGGATCGAGGCCGTTTTTGAGGCTTACCAGGAACATCTGGAAG AGCAAAACCTGGAGCGGCAGGTGTTGCAGACGCAGTGCAGGTGGCTGGAGGCCCAGCACTACAGCCTTAGCCTGACGGCGGAGCAGCTCTCCCACAGCATGGCG gAGTTAAGGAGCCAGAAGCAGAAGATTGTCTCGGAAAGGGAGCGCCTCCAGGCAGAACTGGATCACTTACGGAAGTGCCTTGCCTTGCCTGCAATGCATTGGCCTAGGGGTTACTTTAAGGGATACCCTAGGTGA
- the GSE1 gene encoding genetic suppressor element 1 isoform X6, which produces MFGLKPPLYYLPGMSHEPKSPSLGMLSAATRTTATVSPLTPSPLNGALVPSGSPASGSALSAQAAPSSSFAAALRKLAKQAEEPRGSSLSSESSPVSSPATNHSSPASTPKRVPMGPIIVPPGGHSVPSTPPVVTIAPTKTVNGVWRSESRQDASSRGGGSGRERLIVEPPLPQEKAGGPAIPSHLLGTPYPFGIAPSSVVQDSRFPALNLQRPVHHVVPPSAVTEDYLRSFRPYHTAEDLRVASLPPLGLDPATAAAYYHPSYLAPHPFPHPAFRMEDSYCLSALRSPFYPIPTPGSLPPLHPSAMHLHLSGVRYPPELSHSSLAALHSDRMSSLSAERLQMDEELRREREREADREREKEREREREKEREREKELEREREKERELERQREQRAREKELLAAKALEPPFLPVAELHGLRGHAPEERAKPPEQLTPTRAEKLKDSGLQAPPPVPLPLHPAPAPHHAVPSLISNHGLFPLPGSSAATALLIQRTNEEEKWLARQRRLRQEKEDRQSQVSEFRQQVLEQHLDMGRPPVPAEVEHRPESARPGPTRHEPGSREPAQHFGGPPPLISPKPQHPAVPAALWNPVSLMDSALETRRAPESHALHSHPAPFEPSRPAAIPLVKVERVYCPEKAEEGPRKREAASLDKYQAPLREAGHLEHQAFPRGPGPFLAELEKSTQAALGPPPAALTQAAPFGELGGPLKPGSPYRHVAPRGPDPAYVYDEFLQQRRRLVSKLDLEERRRREAQEKGYYYDLDDSYDESDEEEVRAHLRCVAEQPPLKLDTSSEKLEFLQLFGLTTQQQKEELLTQKRRKRRRMLRERSPSPPALQSKRQTPSPRLALSTRYSPDDMNSSPNFEEKKKFLSTFSLTHVSAERRREPATQQASLETVKPVGIAASLSDVPKAMEAGRLEQLRPQEPPGAQEPGPAGGERARLGEAPAGKKVLSMLQCIRGPAPKDVPVPLSHSLNGKSQPWEPSLAEEFAQQFHESVLQSTQKALQRHKGNTAVLSAEQNHKVDTSVHYNIPELQASSRAPPPQQNGQQEAPSARKGPARREVDRDSEEDEEEEEEEEEEEAPRRKWHGIEAVFEAYQEHLEEQNLERQVLQTQCRWLEAQHYSLSLTAEQLSHSMAELRSQKQKIVSERERLQAELDHLRKCLALPAMHWPRGYFKGYPR; this is translated from the exons GGTCGTCACTGAGCAGCGAGTCGTCCCCCGTGTCCTCTCCGGCCACCAACCACAGCTCCCCCGCCAGCACGCCCAAGCGCGTGCCCATGGGCCCCATCATCGTGCCCCCCGGGGGCCACAGCGTCCCCAGCACGCCCCCCGTGGTGACCATCGCCCCCACCAAGACGGTCAACGGCGTCTGGAGAAGTGAGAGCCGGCAG GACGCCAGCTCCCGGGGGGGCGGCAGTGGTCGGGAGCGCCTCATCGTGGAGCCCCCGCTGCCCCAGGAGAAGGCGGGGGGCCCAGCCATCCCCTCTCACCTGCTCGGCACCCCCTACCCCTTCGGGATCGCCCCCAGCTCTGTCGTGCAGGACTCCCGCTTCCCCGCTCTGAA CCTGCAGCGGCCCGTGCACCACGTAGTGCCCCCCAGCGCCGTGACCGAGGACTACCTGAGGAGCTTCCGGCCCTACCACACGGCCGAGGACCTCCGCGTGGCCTCCCTCCCGCCCCTCGGCCTGGACCCGGCCACTGCCGCCGCCTACTACCACCCCAGCTACCTGGCCCCCCACCCCTTCCCGCACCCGGCCTTCAG GATGGAGGACTCCTACTGCCTGTCGGCGCTGCGGTCCCCCTtctaccccatccccacccccggCTCCCTGCCCCCGCTGCACCCGTCGGCCATGCACCTGCACCTCTCCGGGGTCCGCTACCCCCCGGAGCTCTCCCACTCGTCCCTGGCGGCCCTGCACTCAGACCGGATGTCCAGCCTCAGCGCCGAGAG GCTGCAGATGGACGAGGAACTGAGGCGCGAGCGGGAGCGGGAGGCTGACCGCGAGCGCGAGAAGGAGCGGGAGCGCGAGCGCGAGAAGGAGCGGGAGCGCGAGAAGGAGCTGGAGCGCGAGCGCGAGAAGGAGCGCGAGCTCGAGCGCCAGCGGGAGCAGCGGGCCCGCGAGAAGGAGCTGCTGGCCGCCAAGGCGCTGGAGCCCCCGTTCCTGCCGGTGGCCGAGCTGCACGGGCTGCGGGGCCACGCCCCGGAGGAGCGGGCGAAGCCCCCGGAGCAGCTGACCCCCACCCGAGCAG AGAAGCTGAAGGACTCGGGGCTGCAGGCACCTCCGCCTGTGCCGCTCCCCCTGcacccggcgcccgccccccaccACGCCGTGCCCAGCCTCATCTCCAACCACGGCCTCTTCCCGCTGCCGGGCAGCAGTGCCGCCACGGCCCTGCTCATCCAGCGCACCAACGAGGAGGAGAAGTGGCTGGCGCGGCAGCGGCGGCTGCGGCAGGAGAAGGAGGACCGGCAGTCGCAGGTGTCCGAGTTCCGGCAGCAGGTGCTGGAGCAGCACCTGGACATGGGCCGGCCCCCGGTGCCCGCGGAGGTGGAGCACCGGCCCGAGAGCGCCAG GCCAGGACCAACCCGGCACGAGCCAGGCAGCCGAGAGCCCGCGCAGCACTTCGGCGGGCCCCCGCCCCTCATCTCGCCCAAGCCCCAGCACCCCGCCGTGCCCGCGGCCCTCTGGAACCCGGTGTCCCTGATGGACAGTGCGCTGGAGACCCGGCGGGCTCCCGAGAGCCACGCCCTGCACAGCCACCCGGCCCCGTTCGAGCCGAGCCGCCCAGCTGCCATCCCACTGGTGAAGGTGGAGCGGGTCTACTGCCCGGAGAAGGCGGAGGAGGGACCCCGGAAGCGGGAGGCCGCCTCCCTGGACAAGTACCAGGCGCCACTGCGCGAGGCGGGACACCTGGAGCACCAGGCCTTCCCCCGCGGGCCTGGCCCCTTCCTCGCCGAGCTCGAGAAGTCCACCCAGGCTGCCCTGGGCCCACCGCCTGCCGCCCTCACGCAGGCGGCCCCCTTTGGGGAGCTTGGCGGGCCCCTGAAGCCTGGCTCGCCCTACCGGCACGTGGCCCCGCGGGGACCCGACCCCGCCTACGTCTACGACGAGTTCCTGCAGCAGCGCCGGCGGCTGGTCAGCAAGCTGGACCTGGAGGAGCGCCGGCGGCGAGAGGCCCAGGAGAAAG GCTACTACTACGACCTGGACGACTCCTACGACGAGAGCGACGAGGAGGAGGTCAGGGCCCATCTCCGCTGCGTGGCTGAGCAGCCACCCCTCAAGCTGGACACGTCCTCTGAG AAGCTAGAGTTTTTGCAACTTTTTGGCTTGACCACCCAACAGCAGAAGGAGGAGTTGTTGACCCAGAAGCGGAGGAAGAGGCGGCGGATGCTGAGGGAGAGAAGCCCGTCACCCCCCGCGCTGCAGAGCAAGCGGCAGACGCCCTCGCCCAGGCTGGCGCTCTCCACCCGCTACAGCCCCGACGACATGAACAGCAGCCCCAACTTCGAGGAGAAGAAGAAGTTCCTGAGCACCTTCAGCCTGACCCATGTCAGCGCCGAGAGGAGGAGAG AGCCAGCCACGCAGCAAGCCTCTCTGGAGACGGTTAAGCCTGTCGGTATCGCTGCCTCTTTGTCTGATGTCCCAAAGGCCATGGAAGCTGGGAGGCTGGAGCAGCTCCGGCCCCAGGAGCCCCCCGGCGCCCAGGAGCCAGGCCCCGCCGGTGGCGAGAGGGCCAGGCTGGGCGAGGCCCCCGCGGGCAAGAAGGTCCTGAGCATGCTCCAGTGCATCCGGGGCCCCGCGCCCAAGGACGTGCCCGTGCCGCTGTCACACAGCCTCAACGGGAAGAGCCAGCCCTGGGAGCCCTCCCTGGCGGAGGAGTTCGCGCAGCAGTTCCACGAGTCGGTGCTGCAGTCCACCCAGAAGGCCCTGCAGAGGCACAAGG GGAACACGGCGGTGCTGTCTGCAGAGCAGAACCACAAAGTCGACACGTCCGTCCACTACAACATTCCGGAGCTGCAGGCCTCCAGCCGGGCCCCTCCGCCCCAGCAGAACGGGCAGCAGGAGGCCCCGTCGGCGAGGAAGGGCCCTGCCCGCCGTGAGGTGGATCGAGACTCAgaggaggacgaggaggaggaagaggaggaggaggaggaggaggccccCAGGCGGAAGTGGCACGGGATCGAGGCCGTTTTTGAGGCTTACCAGGAACATCTGGAAG AGCAAAACCTGGAGCGGCAGGTGTTGCAGACGCAGTGCAGGTGGCTGGAGGCCCAGCACTACAGCCTTAGCCTGACGGCGGAGCAGCTCTCCCACAGCATGGCG gAGTTAAGGAGCCAGAAGCAGAAGATTGTCTCGGAAAGGGAGCGCCTCCAGGCAGAACTGGATCACTTACGGAAGTGCCTTGCCTTGCCTGCAATGCATTGGCCTAGGGGTTACTTTAAGGGATACCCTAGGTGA
- the GSE1 gene encoding genetic suppressor element 1 isoform X2: MFGLKPPLYYLPGMSHEPKSPSLGMLSAATRTTATVSPLTPSPLNGALVPSGSPASGSALSAQAAPSSSFAAALRKLAKQAEEPRGSSLSSESSPVSSPATNHSSPASTPKRVPMGPIIVPPGGHSVPSTPPVVTIAPTKTVNGVWRSESRQDASSRGGGSGRERLIVEPPLPQEKAGGPAIPSHLLGTPYPFGIAPSSVVQDSRFPALNLQRPVHHVVPPSAVTEDYLRSFRPYHTAEDLRVASLPPLGLDPATAAAYYHPSYLAPHPFPHPAFRMEDSYCLSALRSPFYPIPTPGSLPPLHPSAMHLHLSGVRYPPELSHSSLAALHSDRMSSLSAERLQMDEELRREREREADREREKEREREREKEREREKELEREREKERELERQREQRAREKELLAAKALEPPFLPVAELHGLRGHAPEERAKPPEQLTPTRAEKLKDSGLQAPPPVPLPLHPAPAPHHAVPSLISNHGLFPLPGSSAATALLIQRTNEEEKWLARQRRLRQEKEDRQSQVSEFRQQVLEQHLDMGRPPVPAEVEHRPESARPGPTRHEPGSREPAQHFGGPPPLISPKPQHPAVPAALWNPVSLMDSALETRRAPESHALHSHPAPFEPSRPAAIPLVKVERVYCPEKAEEGPRKREAASLDKYQAPLREAGHLEHQAFPRGPGPFLAELEKSTQAALGPPPAALTQAAPFGELGGPLKPGSPYRHVAPRGPDPAYVYDEFLQQRRRLVSKLDLEERRRREAQEKGYYYDLDDSYDESDEEEVRAHLRCVAEQPPLKLDTSSEKLEFLQLFGLTTQQQKEELLTQKRRKRRRMLRERSPSPPALQSKRQTPSPRLALSTRYSPDDMNSSPNFEEKKKFLSTFSLTHVSAERRRDKEKLVEMLRAMKQKTLPAAKADPQTNPPRDSPAVPLSEPATQQASLETVKPVGIAASLSDVPKAMEAGRLEQLRPQEPPGAQEPGPAGGERARLGEAPAGKKVLSMLQCIRGPAPKDVPVPLSHSLNGKSQPWEPSLAEEFAQQFHESVLQSTQKALQRHKGNTAVLSAEQNHKVDTSVHYNIPELQASSRAPPPQQNGQQEAPSARKGPARREVDRDSEEDEEEEEEEEEEEAPRRKWHGIEAVFEAYQEHLEEQNLERQVLQTQCRWLEAQHYSLSLTAEQLSHSMAELRSQKQKIVSERERLQAELDHLRKCLALPAMHWPRGYFKGYPR, from the exons GGTCGTCACTGAGCAGCGAGTCGTCCCCCGTGTCCTCTCCGGCCACCAACCACAGCTCCCCCGCCAGCACGCCCAAGCGCGTGCCCATGGGCCCCATCATCGTGCCCCCCGGGGGCCACAGCGTCCCCAGCACGCCCCCCGTGGTGACCATCGCCCCCACCAAGACGGTCAACGGCGTCTGGAGAAGTGAGAGCCGGCAG GACGCCAGCTCCCGGGGGGGCGGCAGTGGTCGGGAGCGCCTCATCGTGGAGCCCCCGCTGCCCCAGGAGAAGGCGGGGGGCCCAGCCATCCCCTCTCACCTGCTCGGCACCCCCTACCCCTTCGGGATCGCCCCCAGCTCTGTCGTGCAGGACTCCCGCTTCCCCGCTCTGAA CCTGCAGCGGCCCGTGCACCACGTAGTGCCCCCCAGCGCCGTGACCGAGGACTACCTGAGGAGCTTCCGGCCCTACCACACGGCCGAGGACCTCCGCGTGGCCTCCCTCCCGCCCCTCGGCCTGGACCCGGCCACTGCCGCCGCCTACTACCACCCCAGCTACCTGGCCCCCCACCCCTTCCCGCACCCGGCCTTCAG GATGGAGGACTCCTACTGCCTGTCGGCGCTGCGGTCCCCCTtctaccccatccccacccccggCTCCCTGCCCCCGCTGCACCCGTCGGCCATGCACCTGCACCTCTCCGGGGTCCGCTACCCCCCGGAGCTCTCCCACTCGTCCCTGGCGGCCCTGCACTCAGACCGGATGTCCAGCCTCAGCGCCGAGAG GCTGCAGATGGACGAGGAACTGAGGCGCGAGCGGGAGCGGGAGGCTGACCGCGAGCGCGAGAAGGAGCGGGAGCGCGAGCGCGAGAAGGAGCGGGAGCGCGAGAAGGAGCTGGAGCGCGAGCGCGAGAAGGAGCGCGAGCTCGAGCGCCAGCGGGAGCAGCGGGCCCGCGAGAAGGAGCTGCTGGCCGCCAAGGCGCTGGAGCCCCCGTTCCTGCCGGTGGCCGAGCTGCACGGGCTGCGGGGCCACGCCCCGGAGGAGCGGGCGAAGCCCCCGGAGCAGCTGACCCCCACCCGAGCAG AGAAGCTGAAGGACTCGGGGCTGCAGGCACCTCCGCCTGTGCCGCTCCCCCTGcacccggcgcccgccccccaccACGCCGTGCCCAGCCTCATCTCCAACCACGGCCTCTTCCCGCTGCCGGGCAGCAGTGCCGCCACGGCCCTGCTCATCCAGCGCACCAACGAGGAGGAGAAGTGGCTGGCGCGGCAGCGGCGGCTGCGGCAGGAGAAGGAGGACCGGCAGTCGCAGGTGTCCGAGTTCCGGCAGCAGGTGCTGGAGCAGCACCTGGACATGGGCCGGCCCCCGGTGCCCGCGGAGGTGGAGCACCGGCCCGAGAGCGCCAG GCCAGGACCAACCCGGCACGAGCCAGGCAGCCGAGAGCCCGCGCAGCACTTCGGCGGGCCCCCGCCCCTCATCTCGCCCAAGCCCCAGCACCCCGCCGTGCCCGCGGCCCTCTGGAACCCGGTGTCCCTGATGGACAGTGCGCTGGAGACCCGGCGGGCTCCCGAGAGCCACGCCCTGCACAGCCACCCGGCCCCGTTCGAGCCGAGCCGCCCAGCTGCCATCCCACTGGTGAAGGTGGAGCGGGTCTACTGCCCGGAGAAGGCGGAGGAGGGACCCCGGAAGCGGGAGGCCGCCTCCCTGGACAAGTACCAGGCGCCACTGCGCGAGGCGGGACACCTGGAGCACCAGGCCTTCCCCCGCGGGCCTGGCCCCTTCCTCGCCGAGCTCGAGAAGTCCACCCAGGCTGCCCTGGGCCCACCGCCTGCCGCCCTCACGCAGGCGGCCCCCTTTGGGGAGCTTGGCGGGCCCCTGAAGCCTGGCTCGCCCTACCGGCACGTGGCCCCGCGGGGACCCGACCCCGCCTACGTCTACGACGAGTTCCTGCAGCAGCGCCGGCGGCTGGTCAGCAAGCTGGACCTGGAGGAGCGCCGGCGGCGAGAGGCCCAGGAGAAAG GCTACTACTACGACCTGGACGACTCCTACGACGAGAGCGACGAGGAGGAGGTCAGGGCCCATCTCCGCTGCGTGGCTGAGCAGCCACCCCTCAAGCTGGACACGTCCTCTGAG AAGCTAGAGTTTTTGCAACTTTTTGGCTTGACCACCCAACAGCAGAAGGAGGAGTTGTTGACCCAGAAGCGGAGGAAGAGGCGGCGGATGCTGAGGGAGAGAAGCCCGTCACCCCCCGCGCTGCAGAGCAAGCGGCAGACGCCCTCGCCCAGGCTGGCGCTCTCCACCCGCTACAGCCCCGACGACATGAACAGCAGCCCCAACTTCGAGGAGAAGAAGAAGTTCCTGAGCACCTTCAGCCTGACCCATGTCAGCGCCGAGAGGAGGAGAG ACAAAGAGAAACTTGTTGAAATGCTCCGAGCCATGAAGCAGAAGACACTGCCAGCAGCAAAGGCAGACCCACAGACAAACCCTCCGAGGGACAGTCCTGCCGTCCCCCTGAGCG AGCCAGCCACGCAGCAAGCCTCTCTGGAGACGGTTAAGCCTGTCGGTATCGCTGCCTCTTTGTCTGATGTCCCAAAGGCCATGGAAGCTGGGAGGCTGGAGCAGCTCCGGCCCCAGGAGCCCCCCGGCGCCCAGGAGCCAGGCCCCGCCGGTGGCGAGAGGGCCAGGCTGGGCGAGGCCCCCGCGGGCAAGAAGGTCCTGAGCATGCTCCAGTGCATCCGGGGCCCCGCGCCCAAGGACGTGCCCGTGCCGCTGTCACACAGCCTCAACGGGAAGAGCCAGCCCTGGGAGCCCTCCCTGGCGGAGGAGTTCGCGCAGCAGTTCCACGAGTCGGTGCTGCAGTCCACCCAGAAGGCCCTGCAGAGGCACAAGG GGAACACGGCGGTGCTGTCTGCAGAGCAGAACCACAAAGTCGACACGTCCGTCCACTACAACATTCCGGAGCTGCAGGCCTCCAGCCGGGCCCCTCCGCCCCAGCAGAACGGGCAGCAGGAGGCCCCGTCGGCGAGGAAGGGCCCTGCCCGCCGTGAGGTGGATCGAGACTCAgaggaggacgaggaggaggaagaggaggaggaggaggaggaggccccCAGGCGGAAGTGGCACGGGATCGAGGCCGTTTTTGAGGCTTACCAGGAACATCTGGAAG AGCAAAACCTGGAGCGGCAGGTGTTGCAGACGCAGTGCAGGTGGCTGGAGGCCCAGCACTACAGCCTTAGCCTGACGGCGGAGCAGCTCTCCCACAGCATGGCG gAGTTAAGGAGCCAGAAGCAGAAGATTGTCTCGGAAAGGGAGCGCCTCCAGGCAGAACTGGATCACTTACGGAAGTGCCTTGCCTTGCCTGCAATGCATTGGCCTAGGGGTTACTTTAAGGGATACCCTAGGTGA